The proteins below are encoded in one region of Parvicella tangerina:
- a CDS encoding endonuclease domain-containing protein: MSNDFVNNKSALKELRQRLRNNATPAEEALWKFLKGKQLAGRKFRRQFSIGYYVVDFYCNEEKLAIELDGEPHFTREGQERDKRRTQFLNDQGIKVIRFENEDVFNGVDVVLEQIKSSFNND; encoded by the coding sequence ATGAGCAATGACTTTGTAAACAACAAATCAGCACTAAAAGAACTTAGGCAACGTCTTCGAAATAACGCAACTCCAGCCGAGGAGGCATTATGGAAATTTTTAAAGGGGAAACAACTTGCTGGTAGGAAATTCAGAAGACAGTTTAGTATAGGATATTATGTTGTGGACTTTTACTGCAACGAAGAAAAACTAGCTATTGAACTGGATGGTGAGCCTCATTTTACCAGAGAGGGGCAGGAAAGAGATAAGAGAAGAACGCAGTTTCTAAATGATCAGGGGATTAAAGTGATCAGGTTCGAGAATGAAGATGTGTTTAATGGGGTGGATGTAGTTCTGGAACAAATTAAGAGTAGTTTTAATAATGATTAG
- a CDS encoding pentapeptide repeat-containing protein translates to MSDQNESNKAELEEKILELEARLVEQEHRFFSSLRNYQRYEKGDRRRRAAILALAYNFFFSSPGIAIGSTLIAIATIITLFIQTGLMSQQNAKIVEQNELIQRQINIQEQQFDTQRETELIEILFRPGRTTYLSKLKASALLEYFELCEKRHKGEVIDLTRANLSGVYIANEDFPNVNFKGANFSHANLHKVKFNGYSEGMNFDSSQLKKVVYTGINLSGSHFIKADLVDCELIGCSVFETSFENATLLRCDFTELKQAKSKRYGMNIHHARIQMPTGFTVDDFCASLGIPDDVTHDDPSFQDQVKDKCGTSRTTITPDGEIMELDLTAIDFTKIFETPIGMSIRITDTQIDTLLY, encoded by the coding sequence ATGAGCGATCAGAATGAATCAAACAAAGCCGAACTAGAAGAAAAGATTCTCGAACTCGAGGCAAGGTTGGTTGAGCAAGAACACCGATTTTTTTCTTCGCTGAGGAACTACCAGCGGTATGAAAAAGGGGATAGACGTAGACGTGCTGCTATTTTAGCACTGGCCTATAATTTTTTCTTTTCATCACCGGGAATTGCAATTGGAAGTACGCTGATAGCGATTGCAACCATCATCACCTTATTTATTCAAACAGGTTTGATGAGTCAGCAAAATGCTAAGATTGTTGAACAAAACGAGCTTATTCAGCGTCAAATAAATATTCAGGAGCAGCAATTTGATACACAGCGAGAGACAGAGCTGATCGAAATTTTATTCCGTCCGGGACGGACAACCTATTTGTCAAAACTTAAAGCTAGTGCTTTGCTGGAATACTTTGAGCTATGCGAAAAAAGACATAAGGGAGAAGTAATCGACCTGACAAGAGCTAATTTAAGTGGGGTGTACATTGCAAATGAAGATTTTCCAAATGTTAATTTTAAGGGGGCAAACTTTAGTCATGCCAATTTGCATAAAGTGAAGTTTAATGGTTATTCAGAAGGAATGAACTTTGATTCATCTCAGCTTAAGAAGGTTGTCTACACTGGGATAAATCTATCTGGTTCTCACTTTATTAAAGCTGATTTGGTTGATTGTGAATTGATAGGATGTTCAGTTTTTGAAACTAGTTTTGAAAATGCCACGTTGTTAAGGTGTGATTTTACTGAATTAAAGCAAGCTAAAAGCAAAAGGTATGGGATGAATATTCATCATGCAAGAATTCAGATGCCCACTGGATTTACGGTTGATGATTTCTGTGCTTCCCTGGGTATTCCTGATGATGTAACCCATGATGATCCATCATTTCAGGATCAGGTAAAAGATAAATGCGGTACAAGCAGAACAACAATCACTCCGGATGGGGAAATCATGGAACTGGACTTGACAGCCATTGACTTTACCAAAATTTTTGAAACGCCTATTGGCATGTCCATAAGGATTACAGATACCCAAATTGATACCCTCTTATACTAG
- a CDS encoding phospholipase D-like domain-containing protein translates to MAKFLRNKGLVQKITDVIEEANKELLILSPYYYISKEHLDGLKEASSKGVRIVLIYSKAELKQQEVNKLSQIRNLEVRYIENLHAKCYLNEDEAIISTMNLHEFSINHNFEMGVLFGVKQDEDNYNKVKAEIERIYKRSERRRIQDLQYGIVETITERINPKKYTEKALGFVERKFDKKHYGYCIRTGKPIPFNISKPLSLEAYQAWAQYHNYDYPEQFCHFSGESSHGETCMEYPVMRKN, encoded by the coding sequence ATGGCAAAATTTCTACGAAATAAAGGTTTAGTACAAAAGATTACTGACGTAATAGAGGAAGCGAATAAGGAATTGCTTATCCTAAGTCCTTACTATTATATCAGTAAAGAGCATTTAGACGGATTGAAAGAAGCTTCCTCAAAGGGGGTAAGGATTGTTTTGATCTATAGTAAAGCCGAATTGAAACAACAAGAGGTCAATAAGCTTTCTCAGATCAGAAACTTGGAAGTTAGATATATTGAGAATTTGCATGCAAAGTGTTATCTTAATGAGGATGAAGCCATTATTAGCACCATGAACCTACATGAGTTTAGCATTAACCATAATTTCGAAATGGGGGTTTTATTTGGTGTGAAGCAAGACGAGGATAACTACAATAAGGTAAAAGCTGAAATTGAACGAATTTATAAGCGATCAGAACGAAGAAGAATTCAAGATTTACAATACGGAATAGTAGAAACCATTACAGAACGTATTAATCCTAAGAAGTATACAGAAAAAGCATTAGGATTTGTAGAAAGAAAGTTTGATAAGAAGCATTATGGTTATTGCATCAGAACAGGAAAGCCTATTCCTTTCAATATATCCAAACCATTATCTCTTGAAGCTTATCAAGCCTGGGCTCAATATCATAATTATGATTATCCTGAACAGTTCTGTCATTTTTCTGGCGAGTCTTCGCATGGTGAGACTTGTATGGAATACCCCGTAATGAGAAAGAATTGA
- a CDS encoding HNH endonuclease codes for MIETPKRLEPTKETIRFLFSKTGNQCAFPGCSHSLFQADTFLAEVCHISAVKETGARFNDKLTNEDRRKEDNLIVLCRNHHSLIDNDEFEYDTDKVLQMKREHEGQFTNAFDLSEKQMKSVESSLQIILESLERIESHLGTRNSKGKEFPEQVDFDQHFSKFLNDETDFLALFLKAQPTIEDCKRVFHEDYYLDIYEHYSHMYRELCVDPVRIRKEGDKISTEYKSYEYKLTPIDEFNSWMKERDIFGIKVDLLRKGIQMYDIRFLKNNDDRFGVSFNFWLFRKGRWVFFPKPNRVMRNINSIRSDDDLRALVKVIKGMNKIGLLPKEFLSMPDARKLSFTQELVRQLKKK; via the coding sequence ATGATTGAAACACCCAAAAGATTAGAGCCAACTAAAGAAACCATTCGGTTTTTGTTTTCTAAGACAGGAAATCAATGTGCTTTTCCAGGATGCTCACATTCTTTATTTCAGGCTGATACATTTCTAGCAGAAGTATGTCATATATCCGCAGTAAAAGAAACTGGAGCTCGGTTTAATGATAAATTAACCAATGAGGATAGAAGGAAGGAAGATAACCTCATTGTACTTTGTCGAAATCATCATTCGTTAATAGATAATGATGAATTTGAGTATGATACAGATAAAGTTCTTCAAATGAAAAGAGAGCATGAAGGGCAATTTACGAATGCTTTTGATCTCAGTGAAAAACAAATGAAATCTGTAGAATCTTCTTTACAGATAATCTTAGAGTCGTTGGAACGAATTGAGAGTCATTTAGGTACTCGAAATAGCAAAGGGAAAGAGTTTCCAGAACAAGTTGATTTCGACCAGCATTTTTCTAAATTCCTTAATGATGAGACAGATTTTTTAGCGCTATTCCTAAAGGCTCAACCAACTATTGAAGATTGCAAAAGAGTATTTCATGAAGATTATTATCTAGATATTTATGAACATTATTCTCATATGTACAGAGAGTTATGCGTTGATCCAGTTAGAATTAGGAAGGAAGGTGATAAAATCTCTACAGAATACAAATCATATGAGTACAAACTAACCCCTATAGATGAATTTAACTCATGGATGAAGGAAAGAGATATATTTGGAATTAAGGTAGATTTGTTAAGAAAAGGAATTCAAATGTATGACATACGTTTTTTGAAAAATAATGATGATAGGTTCGGTGTTTCCTTTAATTTTTGGTTATTCAGGAAGGGAAGATGGGTGTTCTTTCCTAAGCCAAATAGAGTAATGAGAAATATAAATTCAATTCGAAGTGATGATGACTTGAGAGCTTTGGTTAAAGTTATTAAGGGTATGAATAAAATAGGATTGTTACCAAAAGAGTTCTTGTCTATGCCAGATGCAAGGAAATTGAGTTTTACACAGGAATTAGTAAGGCAGTTGAAGAAAAAGTAA
- a CDS encoding HNH endonuclease codes for MIGLAETVEYKKALKKHVESLTTVVRNRIAVYSDIIDLVYEISQIHLIEKRNEAVIKRLKTGHNLKHSTIRMLLSSVLTVKIKKQNQYFLLGNVSNWQINLRDFKSLKKALNELNIVVGDLLEFKFSKPYSSKMIYLEYLNKELQLLNPIRKYIFSYEDFRDNRKPGGWNPYKLAKLLNLKTCPYCNRVYTNTIMFGSKHVTRPQLDHFIPQSKEPWLQLSFYNLIPSCYVCNSDLKDAQKVSYYTHLSPYEENKNHQLMVFEYWPMNYKASIGKNEKMSISIKYNGPLNDNLLRKKVEGNIKLFELQKVYSEHADQVAEIVRKKHMTSDKYIESIQNTFPKLGLTESEAYRLVFCNYFTEEEFKLRPFSKMTKDIASSVLKEFS; via the coding sequence ATGATTGGTTTAGCGGAGACCGTAGAATATAAAAAGGCTCTAAAAAAGCATGTCGAATCTCTGACAACGGTTGTTAGAAATAGGATTGCAGTATATTCTGATATAATAGATTTAGTTTATGAAATTAGCCAAATTCATCTCATAGAGAAAAGAAACGAGGCTGTTATAAAAAGGCTTAAAACTGGTCATAATCTGAAACATTCAACAATACGGATGTTGTTAAGCTCTGTACTCACCGTTAAGATAAAAAAACAGAATCAATATTTTCTACTTGGAAATGTTTCAAATTGGCAGATCAACCTCAGAGATTTTAAAAGTCTAAAAAAAGCTCTTAACGAATTAAATATTGTGGTTGGGGATTTATTAGAATTTAAGTTTTCAAAACCATATAGTAGCAAGATGATTTATCTAGAATACTTAAATAAAGAGCTTCAACTTCTCAATCCAATTAGAAAATATATATTCTCATATGAAGATTTTCGAGATAATAGAAAACCTGGAGGATGGAATCCATATAAGTTAGCGAAGCTATTAAATCTTAAAACTTGCCCTTACTGCAACAGAGTATATACGAATACAATAATGTTTGGGAGTAAGCATGTGACGAGACCACAGCTAGATCATTTTATTCCACAAAGTAAGGAGCCATGGTTACAATTATCTTTTTATAATTTAATCCCCTCTTGTTATGTGTGTAATTCAGATTTAAAAGATGCTCAAAAAGTCAGTTATTATACACATTTATCTCCTTACGAAGAGAATAAAAATCACCAATTGATGGTATTTGAGTACTGGCCAATGAACTACAAAGCCTCAATAGGGAAAAATGAAAAGATGAGCATATCAATTAAGTATAATGGGCCATTGAATGATAATTTATTGAGAAAGAAGGTCGAGGGGAATATAAAATTGTTTGAGCTGCAAAAAGTGTATTCCGAACATGCTGATCAAGTTGCTGAGATTGTTAGAAAAAAACATATGACATCTGATAAGTACATTGAATCAATTCAAAACACATTTCCTAAATTAGGGTTGACTGAATCTGAAGCCTATAGGTTAGTTTTTTGCAACTATTTCACGGAAGAAGAGTTTAAATTGAGACCATTCTCCAAAATGACAAAAGACATAGCATCGAGTGTGTTGAAAGAGTTTAGTTAG
- a CDS encoding AAA family ATPase: MNYLKDIPRRKLLEFLADLINTSGKYKLILDEAPSFKDYVLQQGYGPSRESLKVVVELKSFDQDQFYLLNSEIGRTTSFYSQRNPNRFIVIVPSILSPKVQDDYVSRVRNVRRATVEIWDQQKIEELIEQHTDVYERHFVNWNVCFEELTSGLSRFYKNHKEQSGRQFYENCIQNEDFKELNPWINKFSESYGVWSLDPSHVYFSINASKLSYEKRKNRLNLYLRLLGVNEIQKEIVFAGCPTPDVVKILIAREEAQQFAIWNFFSGLCEGGVRGLDNKNYTIFHDWYGINMSSFTMLLYYINSDNFLPLDENVRTLLVSRRVIESEPKSYNTYKGLIRKLEKTYQKYIADYRKDHLYGHKGLLRELTFVSYQFIAEKKNVVVYSKAIQEIIAENREVVKYSLPAEDYTQFEKANDESSIIQAEKENQVIESQSKEDSNLSTSFKIIAIRPHFKSKDKLLKVLKPEVENGTVYHFEQCFQVNNEIIQYFPEHDRRIYTDKEGKPINITAIVGKNGSGKSTLLELFFGIVNNIAFGFKDKLGAKNLRMLEGLYAELYYMQFGKIKKITVKEGTIYLESFVSGGKNKFKLHKKNSKTKFKYADLREFFYSVVVNYSIYGLNEIELGGWINGLFYKNDGYQTPIVINPMRKNGVIDINIENKLAFDRLVANLLEPANTDPEDSNHLLTEGKKASAIHLKLNKDKNKVLFYNKEGKEVSFDSLTEIHRQEIWDKIVAKFAVIETNISDPDILNLARNYLIRKVIRIALNYYEDKDWFNQELVHFNNDGLSKVLNEIYEYHSHITDKFYQTINYFKYPDVWPREKELGVLLGVENHEFENLIGKNIKPIELIPPPIYKYEIFVKELDNGNVSSMKFMSSGEKQIIYSTNSIVYHLRNLNSVIESKQKIHYNFINIILDEIELYYHPEMQQKYVLELLRAIKRVNLPEIDAINICLATHSPFILSDIPKDFVLRLEKGKPKDIENHETFGANIHDLLANDFFLSSGYIGEFSKKEINKVIQLMGKWKSLLEDDKPLEATDTEVAYVKQIIGLIGDELVKSKLLSMFGYIFPDQVDKQKQIDYYKEQIRKLEQQS; the protein is encoded by the coding sequence ATGAACTACCTTAAAGATATCCCTCGAAGGAAACTCCTAGAGTTTTTAGCAGATTTAATAAATACTTCTGGAAAGTATAAATTAATCCTAGACGAAGCACCAAGTTTTAAAGACTACGTTCTTCAACAAGGGTATGGTCCTTCACGCGAATCACTAAAGGTCGTTGTTGAGTTAAAGAGTTTTGATCAAGATCAATTTTACCTACTTAATAGTGAAATTGGCCGTACGACTTCATTTTATAGTCAAAGAAACCCAAATAGGTTTATAGTGATTGTTCCTAGTATATTATCGCCAAAAGTCCAGGATGATTACGTAAGTCGAGTCAGGAATGTTCGAAGAGCAACTGTTGAAATATGGGATCAGCAAAAGATTGAAGAATTAATCGAACAGCACACTGATGTCTACGAGAGACATTTCGTAAACTGGAATGTATGTTTTGAAGAATTGACTTCAGGATTGAGTAGATTTTATAAAAATCACAAAGAGCAATCTGGTAGACAATTTTATGAAAATTGTATTCAAAATGAAGATTTCAAGGAGTTGAATCCATGGATAAATAAATTCTCAGAATCTTATGGGGTGTGGAGTTTAGATCCATCTCATGTTTATTTTTCGATTAATGCATCTAAGTTATCCTACGAAAAACGAAAAAACAGATTGAACTTATACTTGCGTTTGCTGGGAGTAAATGAGATTCAGAAGGAAATTGTTTTTGCAGGATGTCCTACGCCAGATGTCGTTAAAATTCTGATTGCCCGTGAAGAGGCTCAACAATTTGCAATATGGAATTTTTTTTCTGGTTTATGCGAAGGTGGAGTAAGAGGACTAGATAATAAGAACTATACAATATTTCATGACTGGTATGGCATAAATATGTCTTCTTTTACAATGTTATTGTACTACATTAATTCGGATAACTTTCTACCGCTAGATGAAAATGTTAGAACATTGTTAGTAAGTCGAAGGGTTATAGAATCAGAACCAAAGAGTTATAATACTTACAAAGGATTAATAAGAAAATTAGAAAAGACTTATCAAAAATATATTGCTGATTATCGGAAAGATCACCTATATGGACATAAAGGACTTCTAAGAGAATTAACTTTTGTGTCGTATCAATTCATTGCTGAAAAGAAAAATGTAGTAGTTTATTCTAAAGCAATACAAGAGATAATTGCAGAAAACCGTGAAGTTGTAAAATATTCCCTTCCTGCTGAAGATTATACACAGTTTGAGAAAGCAAATGATGAATCATCAATTATTCAAGCTGAAAAAGAAAACCAAGTAATAGAATCGCAAAGTAAAGAAGATTCAAACTTAAGCACCTCATTCAAAATTATAGCTATAAGACCTCACTTTAAATCTAAAGATAAGTTACTAAAAGTGTTGAAGCCTGAAGTTGAAAATGGTACGGTTTATCATTTTGAGCAATGTTTTCAAGTCAATAATGAAATCATACAGTACTTTCCAGAACATGATAGGCGAATTTATACGGATAAGGAAGGGAAGCCAATCAATATTACAGCAATTGTAGGTAAAAATGGATCAGGGAAAAGTACGTTACTGGAGTTGTTTTTTGGAATCGTGAATAATATTGCTTTTGGCTTTAAAGACAAACTTGGCGCAAAGAACTTAAGGATGCTGGAAGGATTGTACGCAGAGTTATATTATATGCAATTCGGAAAAATAAAGAAGATCACAGTAAAAGAAGGTACAATTTATTTAGAGTCTTTTGTGTCAGGTGGGAAAAATAAATTTAAGCTACATAAAAAAAACAGTAAGACAAAGTTTAAGTATGCAGACTTGAGAGAGTTCTTCTATTCCGTAGTCGTAAATTATTCAATTTATGGATTAAATGAAATTGAATTAGGAGGATGGATCAACGGATTATTTTATAAGAATGATGGTTATCAAACTCCTATTGTTATTAACCCTATGAGAAAGAATGGGGTAATTGATATTAACATCGAAAATAAACTAGCGTTCGATAGACTTGTAGCCAATTTATTAGAACCAGCCAATACAGACCCTGAAGATTCGAATCATTTATTAACAGAGGGCAAGAAAGCCTCAGCGATTCACTTAAAACTAAACAAGGATAAAAACAAGGTACTTTTTTATAATAAGGAAGGAAAGGAAGTATCATTTGACAGTTTGACGGAAATACATAGGCAAGAGATATGGGATAAAATTGTTGCGAAATTTGCTGTGATTGAAACTAATATATCAGACCCAGATATATTAAACCTAGCACGAAATTACCTAATTAGAAAGGTGATAAGAATTGCATTGAATTATTACGAAGATAAGGACTGGTTTAACCAGGAATTAGTTCACTTCAATAATGATGGATTAAGTAAGGTTCTAAATGAGATATATGAATATCATAGTCATATTACTGATAAGTTTTATCAAACCATCAATTATTTTAAGTATCCAGACGTTTGGCCTCGTGAAAAAGAGCTAGGAGTACTTTTGGGTGTTGAGAATCATGAATTCGAAAATCTTATCGGAAAAAACATCAAGCCAATAGAATTAATTCCACCACCAATTTACAAATATGAGATTTTCGTCAAAGAATTGGATAATGGAAATGTAAGTTCAATGAAGTTCATGAGCTCTGGTGAAAAACAAATAATTTATTCAACAAATTCAATCGTTTATCATCTAAGAAACTTGAATTCCGTAATAGAAAGTAAACAGAAGATTCACTATAATTTTATTAATATAATTCTCGATGAAATTGAATTATACTACCATCCAGAAATGCAGCAGAAGTATGTATTAGAACTACTTCGAGCAATAAAAAGAGTGAATCTACCTGAAATAGATGCGATTAACATTTGTTTAGCTACTCACTCTCCGTTCATTTTGTCAGATATTCCTAAGGATTTTGTGTTAAGGTTGGAAAAGGGCAAACCAAAAGATATTGAGAATCATGAAACTTTTGGAGCAAATATCCATGATTTACTAGCTAATGACTTCTTTCTTTCTTCAGGCTATATTGGTGAGTTCTCGAAAAAAGAAATTAATAAGGTGATTCAATTGATGGGAAAATGGAAATCCTTACTGGAAGATGACAAGCCATTGGAAGCTACAGACACTGAAGTGGCATATGTAAAGCAAATAATTGGTCTAATAGGAGATGAGCTAGTAAAATCTAAATTGCTGTCTATGTTTGGTTATATCTTTCCAGATCAAGTTGACAAGCAAAAGCAAATAGATTATTACAAAGAGCAGATTAGAAAACTGGAACAACAATCATGA